The following are encoded in a window of Salmo trutta chromosome 27, fSalTru1.1, whole genome shotgun sequence genomic DNA:
- the rmi1 gene encoding recQ-mediated genome instability protein 1 produces the protein MSPQDVLATQTWLQSSWQVQVPFAWLEACVEWLQQEGGAPLPQHQLNQQVLDQWLLTDLRDLAHSVLPAGLSHAQKSELSGSFCVQLDSLLDISQPAYGQLQRWRGTDCTNEAVSAVTQATQRTWEAKPTRMLLLQLTDGVQTLEAMEYQPIPALSTTLKPGVKLQLQGQITCRLGVLLLKPGNVKVLGGEVEELGERHSQGKVLCRALGLPEEEPQGPAEQPEVPQPVNQQADNQESDDLELLASLETQERQVGWSVEPSLESGYRTRSEESSASYRNASLQSQRVESLADSLLVSSSPHEVLELDNLDIPDEDFDDLPLDELDGMIFQESPIQLTNRRDNQRDNLRRRQEEVSNHYAPPLDDMRNESHFDSLDERDDPVLDEDMSCFFPPEPKASRHEQRRDSTCVRELGTGQPSVAGAERLSTNIPESVATVTLDSSPFTYLCLLQQVAVGASGLPECVSEVCVKAFIVTLQGNLKCSKGEWRVSASISDGTGYMDVHLSDQVLTGLLGFSAAEKSKLDPARKDAGMKACQQGLVDMCCVMTLRLDPAGGKAVVLKADAVTEEDFRALEERVKGRRGQEDFGTWTSGGC, from the exons ATGAGCCCTCAGGATGTGCTAGCAACCCAGACCTGGCTTCAGTCCTCTTGGCAGGTCCAGGTGCCTTTCGCCTGGTTAGAGGCATGTGTGGAGTGGCTGCAGCAGGAAGGAGGCGCCCCCCTGCCTCAACACCAGCTTAATCAGCAG GTCCTGGATCAGTGGCTGCTGACCGATCTACGTGACCTGGCCCACTCTGTGCTCCCTGCAGGGCTATCTCATGCCCAGAAGTCGGAGCTCAGCGGCAGCTTCTGCGTGCAGCTGGACTCCCTACTGGACATTAGCCAGCCTGCCTATGGCCAGCTTCAGCGCTGGAGGGGCACTGACTGCACCAACGAGGCTGTGTCAGCCGTCACCCAGGCCACCCAGCGGACCTGGGAGGCCAAACCCACACGCATGCTGCTGCTGCAGCTCACTGATGGTGTGCAGACCCTGGAGGCCATGGAGTACCAGCCCATCCCTGCACTCAGCACCACCCTCAAGCCAGGAGTCAAACTGCAGTTGCAGGGCCAAATAACCTGCCGGCTAGGGGTGCTACTGCTGAAGCCAGGCAACGTAAAGGTGctgggaggggaggtggaggagctggGTGAGAGGCACTCTCAAGGGAAGGTGCTATGCAGGGCTCTGGGACTGCCTGAGGAGGAGCCACAGGGTCCGGCCGAGCAGCCAGAGGTCCCACAACCAGTTAACCAGCAGGCTGACAACCAGGAATCAGACGACCTGGAGCTGCTGGCCAGCCTGGAGACCCAGGAGAGGCAGGTGGGGTGGAGTGTGGAACCCAGCCTGGAGAGTGGCTACAGGACCCGCAGTGAGGAATCCTCTGCCTCTTACAGAAATGCCTCGTTGCAGAGTCAACGCGTTGAAAGCCTTGCAGATTCTCTACTCGTAAGCTCTTCACCCCATGAGGTCCTTGAACTGGACAATTTGGACATTCCAGATGAGGACTTTGATGACCTTCCCCTGGATGAGCTTGATGGTATGATTTTCCAGGAGAGCCCAATCCAACTGACAAACAGGAGAGATAATCAAAGAGACAACCTGAGGAGAAGGCAGGAAGAAGTATCTAACCACTACGCTCCACCATTAGATGACATGAGAAACGAAAGCCATTTTGACTCCCTTGATGAGAGGGATGATCCTGTTTTGGATGAGGACATGAGCTGCTTCTTCCCACCAGAGCCAAAAGCTTCTAGACACGAGCAAAGACGAGATAGTACCTGTGTCAGAGAACTGGGAACAGGCCAGCCCTCTGTGGCAGGAGCAGAGAGGCTCTCAACCAATATCCCAGAGAGTGTGGCGACTGTGACGCTCGATTCATCCCCGTTTACGTACCTGTGTTTGCTGCAACAGGTTGCTGTGGGCGCCTCAGGCCTGCCGGAGTGcgtgagtgaggtgtgtgtgaaaGCCTTCATCGTCACCCTGCAAGGGAACCTCAAATGCAGTAAGGGGGAGTGGCGGGTCAGCGCCTCAATCTCTGATGGAACTGGTTACATGGACGTTCACCTCTCAGACCAGGTTCTGACGGGCCTGCTGGGGTTCTCAGCGGCTGAGAAGTCGAAGTTAGACCCAGCCCGGAAGGACGCAGGGATGAAGGCGTGTCAGCAGGGCCTTGTGGACATGTGTTGCGTGATGACTCTGAGGTTGGACCCCGCCGGTGGGAAGGCTGTGGTCCTCAAGGCTGATGCAGTCACAGAGGAGGACTTCCGAGCCCTGGAGGAGCGAGTGAAAGGCAGGCGTGGGCAGGAGGACTTTGGGACctggaccagtggaggctgctga